Proteins encoded within one genomic window of Gadus macrocephalus chromosome 16, ASM3116895v1:
- the rhoub gene encoding ras homolog family member Ub, whose amino-acid sequence MDYGKAMPPPVPPHNLPAPRTGPQERLLKCVLLGDGAVGKTSLVVSYTTNGYPTRYVPTAFDDFSAVVQVDGTPVRLQLCDTAGQDEFDKLRHFCYSRTDALLLCFSVVSPASFQNVWEKWVPEVRRRCPQAPLLLVGTQCDLRQDVKVLIELARRRERPVPEQDARALADKVGAVGYVECSALTQKNLKEVFDAAIAVAMRQAERRARRDRKVRSTADKMRTLSKAWWKKYVCVQ is encoded by the exons ATGGATTACGGCAAGGCGATGCCCCCCCCGGTGCCCCCCCACAACCTCCCGGCCCCCCGCACGGGCCCCCAGGAACGGCTCCTCAAGTGCGTCCTCCTCGGTGATGGAGCGGTGGGCAAAACCAGCCTGGTGGTCAGCTACACCACCAACGGATACCCCACCAGATACGTCCCGACGGCTTTCGACGACTTCTCCG ctgtaGTTCAGGTGGACGGAACCCCAGTCAGACTACAGCTTTGTGACACTGCAGGACAG gacgAGTTCGACAAGCTGCGTCACTTCTGCTACAGCCGCACGGACGCGCTGCTGCTGTGCTTCAGCGTGGTCAGCCCCGCCTCCTTCCAGAACGTGTGGGAGAAGTGGGTCCCCGAGGTGCGGCGGCGCTGCCCCCAGGCGCCGCTGCTGCTCGTGGGGACGCAGTGCGACCTGCGGCAGGACGTCAAGGTGCTGATCGAGCTGGCCCGGCGCCGGGAGCGCCCGGTCCCGGAGCAGGACGCCCGCGCCCTGGCGGACAAGGTGGGCGCCGTGGGCTACGTGGAGTGCTCGGCGCTGACCCAGAAGAACCTGAAGGAGGTGTTCGACGCCGCCATCGCCGTGGCGATGCGGCAGGCGGAGCGCCGCGCGCGCCGCGACAGGAAGGTGCGCAGCACGGCCGACAAGATGAGGACGCTGTCCAAGGCCTGGTGGAAGAAGTACGTGTGCGTGCAGTAG